A stretch of Haloprofundus halophilus DNA encodes these proteins:
- a CDS encoding M20 family metallopeptidase — MSGADSESRAFDPVDFLDRAVRTDSHEDVTAMRELLVETIEAQGVDATVDDAGNTLASRGEGAPHVVLNTHIDTVSPHVEYEREGTGDAEVIRGRGSCDAKGPLAALLAGFFAADVGTGGEGGDGGDNSDNSDNGDGGNGGKLTLAVTPDEETLSKGAHALDLDGDLYIVGEPTGLDVCTAAKGRFEGAVHLSGENAHAAESASGVNAVAAAEGALEAIRTYDDVVDASPPTHDQLGAPSLTPTVISGGEATNQVPADCSITVDRRSVPPETADEFREALEAHVGSHTPDDVGVAFALADRETPFLEAFSTDPGHELVATLADASSGEIRPFTAATEASYFSPAPTVVFGPGVLADDEGPVAHANREYVRVSEVRAAADAVTEALRSLVGENR, encoded by the coding sequence GTGAGCGGCGCCGATTCGGAGAGTCGGGCGTTCGACCCGGTCGACTTCCTCGACCGGGCGGTCCGCACCGACTCTCACGAAGACGTAACGGCGATGCGCGAGTTGCTCGTCGAGACCATCGAGGCGCAGGGTGTCGACGCGACGGTCGACGACGCCGGGAACACGCTCGCCTCGCGCGGCGAGGGCGCGCCACACGTCGTCCTGAACACGCACATCGACACCGTCTCCCCACACGTCGAGTACGAACGCGAGGGAACGGGCGACGCCGAGGTGATTCGCGGCCGCGGGTCGTGCGACGCGAAAGGCCCGCTCGCGGCGTTGCTCGCGGGGTTCTTCGCCGCCGACGTCGGCACTGGTGGCGAGGGCGGCGACGGAGGTGACAACAGCGACAACAGCGACAACGGCGACGGAGGCAACGGAGGGAAACTGACGCTCGCGGTCACGCCCGACGAGGAGACGCTGTCGAAGGGCGCGCACGCGCTCGACCTCGACGGCGACCTGTACATCGTCGGCGAACCGACCGGCTTGGACGTGTGTACGGCCGCGAAAGGTCGGTTCGAGGGCGCGGTTCACCTCTCGGGCGAGAACGCCCACGCCGCCGAATCAGCGTCGGGGGTCAACGCCGTCGCCGCCGCGGAGGGGGCGCTCGAAGCGATTCGAACGTACGACGACGTCGTCGACGCGTCGCCGCCGACGCACGACCAACTCGGCGCGCCGTCGCTGACGCCGACGGTCATCTCCGGCGGCGAGGCGACGAACCAGGTTCCCGCCGACTGTTCGATTACCGTCGACCGCCGCAGCGTCCCCCCGGAGACGGCCGACGAGTTCCGGGAGGCGCTCGAAGCGCACGTCGGGTCGCACACTCCCGACGACGTCGGCGTCGCGTTCGCGCTCGCCGACCGCGAGACGCCGTTTCTGGAGGCGTTCTCGACCGACCCCGGCCACGAACTCGTGGCGACGCTCGCCGACGCGTCGAGCGGCGAGATTCGTCCGTTCACCGCCGCGACGGAGGCGTCGTACTTCTCGCCCGCGCCGACGGTCGTCTTCGGACCGGGCGTGCTGGCCGACGACGAGGGACCGGTGGCGCACGCCAACCGGGAGTACGTTCGAGTCAGCGAGGTTCGGGCGGCCGCAGACGCCGTGACCGAGGCGCTGCGGTCGCTAGTGGGCGAGAACAGGTAG
- the lysA gene encoding diaminopimelate decarboxylase, producing the protein MSESADGVSRDDRPNPAVRRLADWDAARLEVLADEYGTPLYVTDLDRVRENCARLRDAFPDAEVRYAVKAHTGRAVLETVRDAGLPAECASAGEVHRALGAGFSGDEIQYTAVHPPAEDLDYVVDAWREHPGLTVTVGAADTAERLAERGFDGRLCVRVNPGVGAGHHEKVRTGANAKFGVPYDRAADLVESASEAFDLVGVHAHAGSGISGDDLENHRELVRRMGDLARDVSATGVDLEFVDVGGGFGVPYGEDEPVLDLPAVAEATREAIGDIDATLAVEPGRYVVADAGVLLTRVNTVKETPETVVTGVDAGMTTLLRPALYDAYHAIRNLDGEGRETVGATVVGPICESSDVFCENRPLPRPERGDLLAVGNAGAYGYEMASTYNSRPRPAEVALGGEADDESGENAALVRRRETLTDLTEVESR; encoded by the coding sequence ATGAGCGAGTCAGCCGACGGGGTATCGCGCGACGACCGACCCAATCCCGCGGTCCGACGACTCGCCGACTGGGACGCCGCACGACTCGAAGTCCTCGCCGACGAGTACGGCACGCCGCTGTACGTCACCGACCTCGATAGAGTGAGGGAGAACTGCGCTCGCCTGCGCGACGCGTTCCCCGACGCGGAGGTTCGCTACGCGGTCAAGGCGCACACCGGCCGGGCGGTGCTCGAAACCGTTCGCGACGCCGGCCTCCCCGCCGAGTGCGCGTCGGCGGGCGAGGTCCACCGGGCGCTCGGCGCGGGCTTCTCGGGCGACGAGATTCAGTACACCGCCGTTCACCCGCCCGCCGAGGACCTCGACTACGTCGTCGACGCGTGGCGTGAACACCCCGGCCTCACCGTCACGGTCGGCGCGGCCGATACCGCGGAACGACTCGCAGAGCGAGGGTTCGACGGCCGCCTCTGCGTCCGCGTCAACCCGGGCGTCGGCGCGGGCCACCACGAGAAGGTCAGAACCGGCGCGAACGCGAAGTTCGGCGTCCCGTACGACCGCGCCGCCGACCTCGTCGAGTCCGCGAGCGAGGCGTTCGACCTCGTCGGCGTCCACGCCCACGCTGGAAGCGGCATCTCCGGCGACGACCTCGAAAACCACCGCGAACTCGTGCGCCGGATGGGCGACCTCGCCCGCGACGTTTCGGCCACGGGCGTCGACCTCGAATTCGTCGACGTGGGCGGCGGCTTCGGCGTCCCCTACGGAGAAGACGAACCGGTGCTCGACCTGCCCGCCGTCGCCGAGGCGACGCGCGAGGCCATCGGGGATATCGACGCGACGCTCGCGGTCGAACCCGGTCGCTACGTCGTCGCCGACGCGGGCGTGCTCCTCACGCGGGTCAACACCGTCAAGGAGACGCCCGAGACGGTCGTCACCGGCGTCGACGCCGGGATGACGACGCTGCTTCGGCCCGCGCTGTACGACGCGTACCACGCGATTCGGAATCTCGACGGTGAGGGGAGAGAGACTGTCGGCGCGACCGTCGTCGGCCCCATCTGCGAGAGTTCGGACGTGTTCTGCGAGAACCGCCCCCTGCCGCGCCCCGAACGGGGCGACCTGCTCGCCGTCGGCAACGCGGGGGCGTACGGCTACGAGATGGCGAGCACCTACAACTCCCGGCCGCGACCCGCCGAGGTCGCACTCGGAGGCGAAGCTGACGACGAGAGCGGAGAAAACGCCGCGTTGGTCCGGCGGCGCGAGACCCTGACGGACCTCACGGAGGTAGAATCACGATGA
- a CDS encoding 2,3,4,5-tetrahydropyridine-2,6-dicarboxylate N-succinyltransferase — MTTLESDIDDLWQRYDDDEIDAETAGSDELDALDAFLDALESGEARAAEKTGSSLDSWEANEWVKRGILLNFGLRATQPREYGGVTYHDVLPLRETDDLAERGTRNTPDGTVLRRGAHLGDDCIVMSPAFLNIGAHVGDGTLVDSCDTVGSCAQIGANVKLGANTLIGGVLEPVEDAPVVVEDGVSLGAGCRVTSGFVVGEDSIVGENTLLTPRIPVYDLVEEEVVYGHLPPERRAFTRFVESSLGDHDLFAGGAFKPAVVALDVEDDTLDATRREEALRE; from the coding sequence ATGACGACACTCGAATCCGACATTGACGACCTGTGGCAGCGCTACGACGACGACGAGATAGACGCCGAGACGGCGGGCAGCGACGAGTTGGACGCGCTCGACGCGTTTCTCGACGCGCTCGAATCGGGCGAGGCGAGGGCGGCCGAGAAGACCGGCTCGTCGCTCGACTCGTGGGAGGCCAACGAGTGGGTCAAGCGGGGCATCCTGCTCAACTTCGGCCTGCGCGCGACCCAACCGCGAGAGTACGGCGGCGTGACGTACCACGACGTGTTGCCGCTGCGCGAGACCGACGATTTGGCCGAGCGAGGCACGCGGAACACACCCGACGGCACCGTCCTGCGTCGGGGGGCGCACCTCGGCGACGACTGCATCGTCATGAGCCCCGCGTTCCTCAACATCGGCGCGCACGTCGGCGACGGCACGCTCGTCGACTCCTGCGACACCGTCGGCTCGTGCGCCCAAATCGGCGCGAACGTCAAGTTGGGCGCGAACACGCTCATCGGCGGCGTGCTCGAACCCGTCGAGGATGCGCCGGTCGTCGTCGAGGACGGCGTCTCGCTCGGCGCCGGCTGCCGAGTCACCTCCGGTTTCGTCGTCGGCGAGGACAGTATCGTCGGCGAGAACACCCTGTTGACGCCGCGGATTCCCGTCTACGACCTCGTGGAGGAGGAGGTCGTCTACGGCCACCTGCCGCCGGAGCGCCGCGCGTTCACGCGCTTCGTCGAATCCTCGCTCGGCGACCACGACCTCTTTGCGGGCGGCGCGTTCAAGCCCGCCGTCGTCGCGCTCGACGTCGAAGACGACACCCTCGACGCGACCCGTCGGGAGGAGGCGCTCCGGGAATGA
- the purB gene encoding adenylosuccinate lyase, with protein sequence MTDLSRNDPLSAVSPVDGRYARRTTPLVPYASESALMRARVRVEAEYLVALADLEATPLTLGEEERAAVRDCYESFDGDDARLVKRLETEGTEEYSATNHDVKAVEYFLRVRLGESATVDDAERLHPWIHFGLTSEDVNNLAQRLLVEPAVEDVLLPALADVRDELASLAREHRATPMLARTHGQPATPTTFGKEMAVVAARLGRQMGRIREASEALSGKLAGASGTYAAHVAAYPDVDWQAFSESFVESLGLRHTALTTQVNPCDDLSALFDALRGANNVLLDLDRDIWLYVSDRYLGQRTVEGETGSSTMPHKVNPIDFENSEGNLSKANSDLTFLADYVTTSRLQRDLSDSTVKRNIGAAFAHCLIGYGKTAAGLEKVVPNERVMREELEVTPEIIGEAVQTILRREGDTEAYERVKELTRGRDVTIEEFRALFDDLDVSPEVREELRSLSPAGYTGVADELVSELDRNGEN encoded by the coding sequence ATGACAGACCTCTCCCGGAACGACCCGCTGTCGGCCGTCTCGCCGGTCGACGGGCGGTACGCGCGCCGAACGACGCCGCTGGTCCCCTACGCCAGCGAGTCGGCGCTGATGCGCGCTCGCGTCCGCGTCGAAGCCGAGTATCTCGTCGCGCTCGCCGACCTCGAGGCGACGCCGCTGACGCTCGGCGAGGAGGAACGCGCCGCAGTCCGCGACTGCTACGAGTCGTTCGACGGCGACGACGCGCGCCTCGTCAAGCGCCTCGAAACCGAGGGCACCGAGGAGTACTCGGCGACGAACCACGACGTGAAGGCCGTGGAGTACTTCCTGCGGGTTCGTCTCGGCGAATCGGCGACCGTCGACGACGCCGAACGACTCCACCCGTGGATTCACTTCGGCCTCACGAGCGAGGACGTGAACAACCTCGCGCAGCGCTTGCTCGTCGAACCCGCCGTCGAGGACGTGTTGCTTCCGGCGCTGGCCGACGTGCGCGACGAACTCGCGTCGCTGGCGCGAGAGCACCGCGCGACGCCGATGCTCGCGCGGACGCACGGACAACCCGCGACGCCGACGACGTTCGGCAAGGAGATGGCCGTCGTCGCCGCCCGCCTCGGCCGGCAGATGGGCCGGATTCGGGAGGCGAGCGAGGCGCTCTCGGGGAAACTAGCGGGAGCATCGGGCACCTACGCCGCCCACGTCGCCGCCTACCCGGACGTGGACTGGCAAGCGTTCTCCGAGTCGTTCGTCGAGTCGCTCGGACTCCGACACACCGCGCTGACGACGCAGGTCAACCCCTGCGACGACCTCTCCGCGCTCTTCGACGCGCTCCGCGGTGCGAACAACGTCCTCCTCGATTTGGACCGCGATATCTGGCTCTACGTCTCGGACCGCTACCTCGGCCAGCGAACCGTCGAGGGCGAGACGGGGTCGTCGACGATGCCGCACAAGGTGAACCCAATCGACTTCGAGAACAGCGAGGGTAACCTCTCGAAAGCCAACTCCGATCTGACGTTCCTCGCCGACTACGTCACGACGTCGCGCCTCCAGCGCGACCTCTCGGATTCGACGGTCAAACGGAACATCGGCGCGGCGTTCGCGCACTGTCTCATCGGGTACGGAAAGACCGCCGCGGGGTTGGAAAAGGTCGTCCCGAACGAGCGCGTGATGCGCGAGGAACTGGAGGTGACGCCCGAAATTATCGGCGAGGCAGTCCAAACCATCCTGCGGCGTGAGGGCGACACCGAGGCGTACGAGCGCGTCAAGGAACTCACCCGCGGCCGCGACGTGACCATCGAGGAGTTCCGCGCGCTGTTCGACGACCTCGACGTCTCTCCCGAGGTTCGCGAGGAGCTACGCTCGCTCTCGCCCGCCGGGTACACGGGTGTCGCCGACGAACTCGTGAGCGAACTCGACCGGAACGGCGAAAACTGA
- the dapF gene encoding diaminopimelate epimerase, whose amino-acid sequence MSPALDHTVSFEKYHGTGNDFVVVDATDSVPYRGRFAEAHCDRDTGVVDESGVHDRRGADGVLFLALEDRFHPPRIVMTLVQPDGSVAAMCGNGARCAAAWAAARTDASEFMIDTQSGTKRAVVRDGPGDDSADITVEMGRPTFDPRDVPLAADRDGELVAEEVEGLEVTAVNTGVPHAVAFVEDVADVDLEAVAPAVRHADAFPEGANVTLASRDEDGGFSQRTFERGVEGETRSCGTGAVAVVAAAKRLGLVEGDDPIRVSPPSGDLEITVPDRGGATLRGPVEAEYEGRLAALPER is encoded by the coding sequence ATGAGCCCAGCACTCGACCACACCGTATCGTTCGAAAAGTACCACGGGACCGGCAACGACTTCGTCGTCGTCGACGCGACCGACTCGGTTCCGTACCGCGGTCGGTTCGCCGAGGCGCACTGCGACCGCGACACCGGCGTCGTCGACGAGAGCGGCGTCCACGACCGACGCGGCGCGGACGGCGTCCTCTTCTTGGCGCTCGAAGACCGGTTCCATCCGCCCAGAATCGTGATGACGCTCGTCCAGCCCGATGGCTCCGTCGCCGCGATGTGCGGCAACGGCGCGCGCTGTGCGGCGGCGTGGGCGGCCGCCCGCACCGACGCCTCGGAGTTCATGATCGACACCCAGTCGGGCACCAAGCGCGCCGTCGTCCGCGACGGCCCGGGCGACGACTCGGCCGACATCACCGTCGAGATGGGACGCCCGACGTTCGACCCGCGGGACGTGCCGCTGGCGGCCGACCGCGACGGCGAACTCGTCGCCGAGGAGGTCGAGGGTCTCGAAGTCACGGCGGTGAACACCGGCGTTCCGCACGCCGTCGCGTTCGTCGAGGACGTGGCTGACGTGGACCTCGAAGCCGTCGCGCCCGCGGTCCGTCACGCCGACGCCTTCCCCGAGGGCGCGAACGTGACGCTGGCCTCCCGCGACGAGGACGGCGGTTTCAGCCAGCGCACCTTCGAACGGGGCGTCGAGGGCGAGACGCGCTCCTGCGGGACGGGTGCGGTCGCCGTCGTCGCTGCCGCGAAGCGTCTCGGTCTCGTCGAGGGCGACGACCCGATTCGCGTCTCGCCGCCGAGCGGCGACCTCGAAATCACGGTGCCCGACCGCGGCGGCGCGACGCTCCGCGGTCCCGTCGAGGCGGAGTACGAGGGCCGACTCGCCGCGCTTCCGGAGCGGTGA
- a CDS encoding zinc ribbon domain-containing protein, protein MVSDHSPSSAQTHNGCEKCGHDEATTDSISTTGSGFSKFFDVQNRQFTVVSCTNCGYSELYKGQSSGDLVDIFLG, encoded by the coding sequence ATGGTCTCCGACCACAGCCCATCCAGCGCACAGACCCACAACGGCTGCGAGAAATGCGGCCACGACGAAGCGACCACGGACTCGATCTCGACGACCGGCAGCGGGTTCTCGAAGTTCTTCGACGTACAGAACCGGCAGTTCACGGTCGTCTCCTGTACGAACTGCGGTTATTCGGAGCTGTACAAAGGCCAGTCGAGCGGCGACCTCGTCGACATCTTCCTCGGCTGA